One window of the Rhipicephalus sanguineus isolate Rsan-2018 chromosome 4, BIME_Rsan_1.4, whole genome shotgun sequence genome contains the following:
- the LOC119388720 gene encoding scoloptoxin SSD20-like gives MVATRVLWQCNMISDSTDKPRLHNQLVPSDLMVEPSFPQDNITALKNLGHNVTKRCGMFNIVSGVQQKDGRIYPYSDPRNPDVEESK, from the exons GTCGCGACACGGGTGCTTTGGCAATGCAACATGATCAGTGACTCCACTGACAAACCGAGGCTTCACAACCAGCTCGTCCCCAGTGATCTTATGGTTGAACCTTCCTTCCCTCAG GACAACATAACGGCGCTGAAAAACCTGGGCCACAACGTGACCAAGCGCTGCGGAATGTTCAACATTGTGTCTGGAGTGCAGCAGAAAGATGGACGCATCTATCCATACTCTGACCCAAGAAACCCCGACGTCGAAGAGAGCAAATGA